Proteins co-encoded in one Hypanus sabinus isolate sHypSab1 chromosome 6, sHypSab1.hap1, whole genome shotgun sequence genomic window:
- the LOC132394975 gene encoding uncharacterized protein LOC132394975 isoform X1 has protein sequence MKTIEVLVSQRFKGDGWKPTVVIRNHNSRDLIAWRNRFLQPLLSLNFLAVSSFGEILVPHPPHDTHWVLYNHIRPRIEISNATVHKPQVQRRCMMQTFYTEQWVPGMCRMRWWWWRYDEDIQQNVHPFLGLLAIGQRCCSAKPAQWWACSGHTTFNKNQAQVSFILQVHELGHQDPHGCDPLLDLNYYILRWNGIRADDAA, from the exons atgaaAACAATAGAA GTACTTGTTAGCCAACGGTTTAAAGGAGATGGATGGAAGCCAACAGTTGTCATTCGGAACCATAACAGCCGTGATCTCATTGCATGGAGAAACAGGTTTCTGCAGCCTCTCCTATCACTGAATTTTCTTGCAGTTTCTTCTTTTGGGGAAATTTtggtcccccacccaccccacgaCACTCATTGGGTGCTGTACAATCACATTAGACCAAG GATTGAAATTTCAAATGCTACAGTGCACAAACctcaagttcaaaggagatgtatgaTGCAAACTTTTTACACAGagcagtgggtgcctggaatgtgcaggATGAGATGGTGGTGGTGGCGGTACGATGAAGATATACAACAAA ATGTCCATCCATTTCTTGGTCTGCTTGCCATTGGACAAAGATGTTGCTCAGCAAAGCCTGCACAGTGGTGGGCATGCAGTGGTCACACCACATTCAACAAAAATCAAGCTCAAGTATCTTTCATTCTTCAAGTTCATGAGCTGGGGCACCAGGACCCACATGGGTGTGACCCATTGTTGGATCTGAATTACTACATTCTCAGATGGAATGGGATTCGTGCAGATG atgctgcctga
- the LOC132394975 gene encoding uncharacterized protein LOC132394975 isoform X2 produces MLEIQSNTYKMLEELNRIEISNATVHKPQVQRRCMMQTFYTEQWVPGMCRMRWWWWRYDEDIQQNVHPFLGLLAIGQRCCSAKPAQWWACSGHTTFNKNQAQVSFILQVHELGHQDPHGCDPLLDLNYYILRWNGIRADDAA; encoded by the exons atgttggaaatccagagcaacacttacaaaatgttggaggaactcaacag GATTGAAATTTCAAATGCTACAGTGCACAAACctcaagttcaaaggagatgtatgaTGCAAACTTTTTACACAGagcagtgggtgcctggaatgtgcaggATGAGATGGTGGTGGTGGCGGTACGATGAAGATATACAACAAA ATGTCCATCCATTTCTTGGTCTGCTTGCCATTGGACAAAGATGTTGCTCAGCAAAGCCTGCACAGTGGTGGGCATGCAGTGGTCACACCACATTCAACAAAAATCAAGCTCAAGTATCTTTCATTCTTCAAGTTCATGAGCTGGGGCACCAGGACCCACATGGGTGTGACCCATTGTTGGATCTGAATTACTACATTCTCAGATGGAATGGGATTCGTGCAGATG atgctgcctga